A single window of Mangifera indica cultivar Alphonso chromosome 18, CATAS_Mindica_2.1, whole genome shotgun sequence DNA harbors:
- the LOC123201382 gene encoding vesicle-associated protein 4-1-like isoform X2 translates to MAVADRQKSNSEMKLFRLCPFWQSGTNSSSSSSTHQFNNGDRHVDSTALYSRSTKTVSSVARSLLPPRHRLRLDPSNNLYFPYEPGKQVRSAIRLKNTSRSHVVFKFQTTAPKSCYMRPPGGILAPGESIIATVFKFVEHPENNEKPLDQKSRDKFKIMSLKVKAGIDYVPEL, encoded by the exons ATGGCTGTCGCCGACCGGCAGAAGTCGAACTCCGAAATGAAGCTCTTCCGGCTCTGTCCTTTTTGGCAAAGCGGAACGAACTCCTCTTCTTCGTCGTCCACGCACCAGTTCAACAACGGTGACCGACACGTGGACTCTACAGCTCTCTATTCTAGGTCCACGAAAACGGTGTCGTCGGTGGCCAGATCCCTCCTTCCTCCTCGGCATCGACTTCGCCTTGATCCTTCGAATAATCTCTACTTCCCCT ATGAACCTGGTAAGCAGGTTAGAAGTGCGATAAGGTTAAAGAATACCAGCAGGTCCCATGTGGTTTTcaag TTTCAAACAACTGCGCCAAAGAGTTGTTACATGAGGCCACCTGGTGGCATACTTGCGCCTGGAGAAAGCATTATTGCAACTG TTTTCAAGTTTGTGGAGCATCCAGAGAATAATGAAAAACCTCTGGATCAGAAGAGCAGGGATAAGTTTAAGATAATGAGTCTGAAAGTGAAAGCAGGAATAGACTATGTGCCAGAGCTG TAA